A genomic region of Bombus terrestris chromosome 12, iyBomTerr1.2, whole genome shotgun sequence contains the following coding sequences:
- the LOC100644652 gene encoding protein dopey-1 homolog isoform X4, which translates to MGSIALEEFELMKDSKYRVYVSAVDKALKSFEYTSEWADLISALGKLNKVLLSHMKFPVIPRRIKISKRLAQCMHPALPSGVHLKALETYDIIFKCMGTNRLSHELFIYSAGLFPLLGHAAMNVRPSLLTVYETHFVPLGERLRPGLSGFLSGVLLGLEDGSDHFDRTNSLLEKVCEGVGPEHFYACLWDCLASNSGIRLPAISFVLAHFNKKLPMEEQKYIMGTDTNIMVTALCAGVQDSSVLVQRSALDLLLVGFPVHNSQLTHEHMVSLVTAALVTILRRDMSLNRRLFAWLLGTEVSTSILKRRMETKVLENTENTPTYFDMYSKEMLIEAIKSLLKAVCEESPQDLKPYRILVSLLEKADIGPVILDDILFEVFRTFYNACGQSNRVPKTNEVVKSANLLFSTLEPSYVWIHCGHLFEKACQGRAKSKQETEDIAVRSVGCGMPNFLEVCILTEFLLDTVSLDAFIDTPSEHLPGLFYEIISKLLYHIDLLSPMEISRSLRLCAKILTKVQPTVVSNHTEKNELETKLDTTTSTTTTVNDNSLTAIPLEKSQSDSKLNKPDTTSGSFSEKSPSPRRRANSGGATKRSEKKSKKKSSKSTSKLSDSLPEPDTNISVVVDAESKGLPRNKSMDDIKTEYIETSTINSPSKDQLTTLKQSSKSSPMGSTGSLGRGPSPAFQAQHSMLEKCLRQYETFYVKLVSNRVLTKERTVQNMFDNLMISCPRESFDERMRYLELLLNSRLNMEDSGFFSQDISVMEDTKQLDILHLYIDSISQAEWDDAMKMASSLFVELSTFPKYFLPGDGLLVEEEPKGNIILPDWLKVLVVCTCWLGKQPALQLTSIATLLDLVALLKAHNDIETYPKSGEGVTAVIMVPLLKQWHITYLMQYTNVFQVLAQSLWHHLGELPAHKYRMRCVELLHELHHALHNSCDAVEDVIGLALTSENIEKRIEAFNRFATLWHLGREIETNPRLRGCMKSFDRSLLKILDNLQLADNSPLKLHAQSWLLHSLMRGDVSRVVDPLLIILLDPSTCRMSVLHVSIQHSNTVLTKNDPIEEKSEIQDDTEGAAKIYAISSVDGNVIYHVSDSVDEDKKWRKGKKKKKAINPVKVKRIFAVTTLAAGDNCNQYVTEKNQYMKELEVPPSISGNRKISVFVNPLSLNCNENSNDSLTEDDLLPSVKKVNLTTELLKNATRFKKIDFDKGSTASLDESFYESANSSLKAKEKNGFKKLNGEVGSSLDSITNSFDSSSPEITNKQTKQKKESIIMPGSSREVAGTIIKGKYHSTNEFATNYDVHDVGSFEASVEVPSWTMDDEEADLDISTTAEEYFSNSSGNSIVEEILNEVLDKVMHICDVVEPSKSTDESSYQNSKTGRNFGIGVHNLHSHMLLYCGVYDSTRTLYALRTLRNELLTNTRMFLCCAATTGVTNATKNTTLLNLLARHRKSVFGRNFHGDIANTEFIAAYRSSMYLEVLISVCLYFARSYYPNLGQMRLTHEEISGNRQVQLASAELLTLIFSELIPIVRDSGKGFSCYIIDLLTKCKVQKVALHCLVSSVMNMKNAHKENEEVFTFTEEIISFNDPVIDNDTSKCKYRASDHTEAFQIQLLRLLLALIMLEHQCGNQKGEEICPPTTPTPSTPTKTVPNIMGSSLKYLVGTSIPQQPMFLASILSALQLDHMRHLHQHWTTLVTSSLPFMGSSLTSIVTSVIHQLCCNIENLASYYINEETTTATKLQDISTLECCLPADYTVTHLEALTFLLHYCLLDTSQQIGFSFNQPLSGTIQTGIPGANPSQIFNNLIHVFMPSPLSPELTTSKDKNGVSELQQHARRTALSHLPRIIASLSTLWQAVLATKDNDQASCVVGSPRIVKHQLLELLSPISFHHGVNFLAAIAVAWHERRQPSGNSKKVLPEACSNQQVMVDLVSAIRVMPIDTLVQTVHQVVKNQPPIHGVKQDFSLEVSVLELLYVYMQSNTSQSLIESWASLLGLLKDGLSLTAPAQFLLLAILNEYVQKCPPMQEKKDIRDLQDVSAKLVESCSQIAGACLEQTTWLRRNLAVREDAFEVAEGSSEVTPGTPPNAAYSIQAQAVLAEIVAPLLDVSYGSQEKERVVTLLTNLMYNITPYLKNHSTKNIASFTACSQLLSSLSGYQYTRKAWRKDVLDLLLDSAFFQMTPACLPYWRTIIDNLMTHDNTTFRDLMNRVSMAQSSSISIFSSKEQEYEQKAQLLKRLAYVILCSEMDQYHKYMPEIQERLADSLRLPQVIPSIQAQVFLCFRVLLLRMSPQHATSLWPVIVSELVQVFLYIEQELNTDSEEFSRHGSSHIKLLSALDSSWAVNASNGLQAHGHPHWLQLQLAAAKLLDLALLLPAHRLPQFQMYRWAFVGDSAVGSMENNNLSSDFVPHITRIAKLMDSKYKQEANTVKAVPGELLLTSNNIRSLQDLHYFFTTLSRRSSDTQAPLNVTQLEAVIEQDFLEKMPAAR; encoded by the exons atGGGTTCTATAGCGTTGGAGGAGTTTGAACTCATGAAAGACTCTAAATATAGAGT cTATGTGTCAGCTGTTGACAAAGCTCTAAAGAGCTTTGAATATACGAGCGAATGGGCAGATTTAATTTCTGCACTTGGAAAATTAAACAAAGTGTTATTAAGTCATATGAAGTTTCCAGTTATTCCTAGAAGAATTAAGATATCTAAAAGATTAGCACAATGTATGCATCCTGCTTTGCCATCCGGTGTTCATTTAAAAGCTCTAGAAACCTATGACATTATTTTCAAATGTATGGGCACTAATAGACTGAGTCATgaactatttatatatagtgCTG GTCTATTTCCTTTGTTGGGTCATGCTGCTATGAATGTAAGACCATCTTTGTTGACAGTATATGAAACTCATTTTGTACCTCTTGGAGAGAGATTAAGGCCTGGGTTAAGTGGATTTTTAAGTGGTGTTTTACTTGGTTTAGAAGATGGGTCTGATCACTTTGAtag aacCAATTCCTTGCTTGAGAAAGTGTGTGAGGGAGTAGGTCCAGAACATTTTTATGCATGTTTGTGGGATTGTTTAGCTTCAAATTCTGGAATCCGATTACCTGCTATATCTTTTGTATTAGCTCACTTCAACAAAAAACTGCCAATGGAAGAACAAAAGTACATCATGGGCACAGATACTAATATtatg GTTACTGCTCTTTGCGCTGGAGTACAAGACAGTTCTGTGTTAGTACAAAGGAGTGCTTTGGATTTGTTGTTAGTTGGTTTTCCTGTACATAATAGTCAATTAACACATGAGCACATGGTATCACTAGTCACAGCTGCACTTGTTACTATATTGAGGAGAGACATGAGTTTGAATAG ACGATTGTTTGCATGGCTTTTGGGTACTGAAGTAAGCACATCTATTTTGAAGAGAAGAATGGAAACTAAAGTTTTAGAAAACACGGAAAATACACCTACTTATTTTGATATGTACTCGAAGGAAATGCTAATTGAAGCAATAAAATCATTGTTAAAAGCTGTTTGTGAGGAAAGTCCACAAGATTTAAAGCCATATAGAATACTGGTTTCTTTATTAGAAAAGGCAGATATTGGTCCAGTAATTTTggatgatattttatttgaagtttTTAG GACATTTTATAACGCCTGCGGTCAATCAAACAGAGTACCAAAAACAAACGAAGTAGTAAAATCAGCAAacttgttattttcaacattaGAACCATCTTACGTATGGATACATTGTGGCCATCTGTTTGAAAAGGCTTGTCAAGGTAGAGCAAAAAGTAAACAAGAAACAGAAGACATTGCCGTGAGGTCTGTAGGTTGTGGAATGCCGAATTTCTTGGAAGTGTGTATATTGACTGAATTCCTGCTCGATACTGTGTCATTGGATGCATTTATAGACACTCCTTCTGAGCATCTGCCTGGCTTATTCTACGAGATCATTAGTAAACTTTTGTACCACATCGATCTTTTATCTCCTATGGAGATCTCGAGAAGTCTTCGATTGTGCGCGAAAATTCTGACAAAAGTACAGCCGACGGTGGTTTCAAATCACACAGAGAAGAACGAATTGGAAACGAAATTGGATACAACTACGAGTACTACCACAACAGTCAATGATAACTCCTTAACAGCAATTCCTTTGGAAAAGAGTCAATCCGATAGTAAATTGAATAAACCGGACACAACTAGCGGTTCGTTTTCCGAGAAAAGTCCCAGCCCTAGAAGAAGAGCAAACTCGGGAGGTGCTACCAAACGATCCGAGAAAAAGTCGAAAAAGAAATCTAGTAAAAGTACCTCAAAACTAAGCGATTCTTTACCAGAACCAGATACCAATATTTCGGTAGTCGTGGATGCAGAATCCAAAGGTTTGCCAAGAAATAAAAGTATGGACGATATAAAGACCGAATACATAGAAACGAGTACCATTAATTCTCCATCTAAGGATCAGTTGACTACTTTGAAACAGTCAAGTAAAAGTAGTCCTATGGGCTCCACAGGATCCTTGGGTAGAGGACCGTCTCCTGCGTTTCAGGCGCAACATTCGatgttagaaaaatgtttaagaCAGTATGAAACTTTTTACGTGAAATTAGTTAGTAATAGAGTATTGACTAAAGAGAGAACGGTTCAAAATATGTTCGATAATTTGATGATATCGTGTCCAAGGGAGAGTTTCGACGAGAGAATGCGATATCTAgaacttttattaaattctagATTAAATATGGAAGATTCTGGTTTCTTCAGCCAAGATATTTCTGTAATGGAAGATACCAAACAGTTAGACATTCTTCATCTGTATATTGATTCTATTTCACAAGCAGAATGGGACGACGCTATGAAAATGGCCTCCAGTTTGTTTGTTGAACTATCTACATTTCCTAAGTATTTTCTTCCCGGTGATGGACTACTTGTAGAGGAAGAACCGAAGGGAAATATTATTCTTCCAGATTGGTTGAAAGTTTTAGTAGTTTGTACTTGTTGGTTGGGAAAACAACCTGCTTTACAATTAACCAGTATTGCTACTTTGTTAGATTTAGTAGCTTTGTTAAAAGCACATAACGACATTGAGACCTACCCAAAAAGTGGGGAGGGAGTTACAGCTGTAATTATGGTGCCATTATTGAAACAATGGCATATAACTTACTTGATGCAATATACTAACGTATTTCAG GTACTAGCACAATCCTTATGGCATCATCTTGGCGAATTACCTGCACATAAATACAGAATGCGATGTGTTGAATTGTTGCACGAACTGCATCATGCTTTACACAATTCCTGTGATGCTGTAGAGGATGTAATTGGACTAGCACTCACGTCAGAAAATATAGAGAAAAGAATAGAAGCGTTCAATAGGTTTGCCACATTATGGCATCTCGGACGTGAAATTGAAACGAACCCTAGATTGCGAGGTTGTATGAAATCTTTCGATCG ATCATTGTTAAAAATACTGGATAATCTACAGCTCGCAGACAACTCTCCTCTAAAGCTTCATGCTCAATCATGGCTTCTGCACTCCTTAATGCGAGGTGATGTTTCACGGGTAGTAGACCCGTTATTGATAATACTCTTAGATCCATCTACCTGTCGTATGAGCGTGCTGCACGTCAGTATACAGCATAGCAATACTGTTTTGACGAAAAATGATCCTATAGAAGAAAAGTCTGAGATACAAGATGACACAGAAGGTGCAGCAAAAATTTACGCGATCAGTTCAGTAGACGGAAATGTGATATACCACGTTAGTGATAGCGTAGATGAAGATAAGAAATGGCGTAaaggtaaaaagaagaaaaaggccATAAATCCTGTGAAAGTGAAAAGAATATTCGCCGTAACGACATTGGCCGCTGGTGATAATTGTAATCAGTACGTAACCGAAAAAAATCAATATATGAAAGAACTAGAAGTACCTCCTAGCATATCTGGTAATAGAAAGATCTCTGTTTTTGTGAATCCTTTGTCACTCAACTGCAATGAGAATTCTAATGACTCTCTGACAGAGGATGATTTGTTGCCTAGTGTGAAGAAGGTAAACTTAACAACAGAGTTGTTAAAGAATGCGACAAGATTCAAAAAAATAGATTTCGACAAAGGTTCGACCGCTAGTTTAGACGAAAGTTTCTATGAATCAGCAAATTCCAGCTTAAAggcgaaagaaaaaaatggGTTTAAGAAACTGAATGGAGAGGTTGGCTCATCTTTGGATTCCATTACTAATAGTTTCGATTCTAGCAGCCCTGAAATCACCAATAAACAAACAAAGCAGAAGAAAGAGTCCATAATAATGCCAGGTAGTTCTAGGGAAGTAGCAGGGACTATCATTAAGGGCAAATATCATAGCACAAACGAATTTGCGACGAATTATGATGTTCACGATGTTGGAAGTTTTGAAGCAAGCGTCGAAGTACCTAGTTGGACGATGGATGACGAAGAAGCAGACTTGGATATTAGTACAACTGCAGAAGAATATTTTAGTAACTCTAGTGGGAATAGTATAGTTGAAGAAATCTTAAATGAAGTGCTTGATAAAGTAATGCATATTTGCGACGTTGTTGAACCATCTAAAAGT ACTGATGAGAGCTCATATCAAAACTCGAAAACGGGTCGCAATTTTGGAATCGGAGTACACAATCTTCATTCACATATGCTGCTTTACTGTGGGGTCTACGATTCGACTAGAACGCTTTACGCATTACGTACACTTCGCAACGAGCTGTTAACGAACACTAGAATGTTTCTATGTTGTGCTGCAACGACTGGCGTAACCAATGCAACAAAAAATACAACATTGTTAAATTTACTAGCTAGACACAGGAAAAGTGTATTTGGGAGGAATTTTCATGGAGACATAGCAAATACAGAATTCATAGCAGCTTATAGAAGTAGCATGTATTTAGAAGTTTTAATTAGTGTGTGCCTTTATTTTGCTAGGAGCTATTATCCTAATTTAGGACAAATGAGACTTACGCACGAAGAAATTTCAGGAAATCGGCAG GTACAACTTGCAAGTGCAGAACTATTGACACTTATATTCTCTGAATTAATTCCTATCGTTCGTGATTCAGGGAAAGGTTTTAGTTGTTATATAATCGATTTACTTACTAAATGTAAAGTACAAAAAGTTGCATTACATTGTCTTGTATCTAGCGTGATGAATATGAAAAATGCTCATAAGGAAAATGAAGAGGTATTTACATTTACAGAAGAAATCATTTCATTCAATGATCCAGTCATAGACAATGATACAAGTAAATGCAAATACAGAGCAAGTGATCATACAGAGGCTTTTCAAATACAACTATTAAG GTTATTATTAGCTTTAATCATGTTAGAACATCAATGTGGTAATCAGAAAGGTGAAGAAATATGCCCACCAACTACACCAACACCGAGTACTCCAACAAAGACTGTTCCTAACATTATGGGAAGTAGCTTAAAGTATTTAGTTGGTACATCAATTCCACAGCAACCAATGTTCCTTGCTAGCATATTAAGTGCTTTACAATTG GATCACATGAGACATTTACACCAACATTGGACAACTCTCGTTACTTCCAGTCTTCCCTTCATGGGATCATCGTTAACATCTATAGTTACGTCAGTTATCCACCAATTATGTTGCAACATCGAAAACTTAGCGTCGTATTATATCAACGAAGAAACAACAACGGCGACAAAGTTACAAGATATAAGCACACTGGAGTGTTGTCTTCCTGCGGATTATACAGTGACACATCTAGAAGCTTTAACGTTTTTACTTCATTATTGTTTATTGGATACGTCGCAACAAATAGGCTTCTCATTTAATCAGCCTTTGAGTGGCACTATTCAGACGGGAATACCTGGAGCAAATCCAAGCCAAATATTCAATAATCTTATTCACGTGTTTATGCCAAGCCCACTTTCTCCA gAGCTTACTACATCAAAAGATAAAAATGGAGTTAGTGAATTACAGCAGCATGCTCGAAGAACTGCTTTAAGTCACCTGCCAAGAATAATTGCATCTCTCTCCACTCTTTGGCAAGCAGTGTTAGCAACCAAGGACAA TGATCAAGCCAGTTGCGTAGTAGGAAGTCCAAGAATAGTGAAGCATCAACTTCTAGAACTCTTGTCTCCCATATCTTTCCATCATGGTGTAAACTTTTTGGCCGCCATTGCTGTTGCCTGGCATGAGAGGCGGCAGCCTTCTGGTAATTCTAAGAAG GTGCTTCCAGAAGCTTGTTCAAATCAACAAGTTATGGTTGATTTAGTAAGCGCAATCCGTGTGATGCCTATCGATACTTTGGTTCAGACTGTTCATCAAGTTGTAAAGAATCAACCACCGATTCACGGTGTGAAGCAAGATTTTTCGTTAGAAGTTTCTGTATTGGAACTGCTCTACGTTTATATGCAAAGTAATACATCTCAATCTCTAATTGAATCTTGGGCATCTTTACTTGGTCTACTCAAAGACGGCCTATCTTTAACGGCGCCTGCTCAATTTCTATTATTGGCGATCTTAAATGAATATGTACAGAAATGTCCCCCTATGCAAGAAAAAAAGGATATTAGAGATCTGCAAGATGTGTCTGCAAAG TTGGTTGAGTCATGTTCGCAAATAGCTGGAGCATGTTTAGAACAAACAACCTGGTTAAGAAGAAATTTAGCAGTAAGGGAAGACGCATTTGAAGTTGCTGAAGGATCATCGGAAG TAACACCCGGTACACCACCTAATGCAGCATATAGTATCCAAGCTCAAGCAGTATTAGCAGAAATAGTAGCACCCTTGTTGGATGTTAGTTATGGTTCCCAAGAAAAAGAACGTGTAGTGACGCTGTTAACCAATCTCATGTATAATATTACGCCATATCTTAAAAATCATTC GACAAAAAATATTGCCTCGTTTACGGCTTGTTCTCAATTACTGAGCTCCTTATCAGGTTACCAATATACAAGGAAAGCATGGCGCAAAGATGTACTGGATCTTCTGCTAGATTCTGCTTTCTTCCAAATGACACCAGCATGTTTACCATATTGGAGGACTATCATAGATAATTTAATGACGCATGACAATACAACATTCCGAGATTTAATGA ATCGCGTTTCAATGGCTCAAAGTAGCAGTATCAGTATATTCTCATCGAAAGAGCAAGAATATGAGCAGAAAGCCCAGCTTTTAAAAAGGTTAGCATATGTGATACTATGCAGCGAAATGGATCAATATCACAAATACATGCCTGAAATTCAAG AACGACTTGCGGACAGTTTGCGACTACCACAAGTAATTCCATCTATTCAAGCACAAGTGTTTCTTTGTTTCCGGGTGCTACTTCTTAGAATGTCTCCACAACACGCAACTTCCTTATGGCCGGTAATAGTTAGCGAACTTGTTCAAGTTTTCCTATACATTGAACAAGAACTGAACACAGATAGTGAAGAATTCAg TCGTCATGGCAG tTCACATATAAAACTACTCTCAGCTTTGGATTCATCTTGGGCTGTGAATGCTAGTAATGGACTTCAAGCACATGGCCATCCCCATTGGTTGCAATTGCAACTTGCAGCTGCTAAATTATTAGATTTAGCACTGCTTTTACCTGCACACAGGCTTCCTCAATTTCAAAT GTATAGATGGGCATTTGTAGGGGATTCAGCGGTAGGATCCATGGAAAACAATAATCTATCTTCTGATTTTGTACCACACATTACGAGAATAGCAAAATTGATGGACAGTAAG TATAAACAGGAAGCAAACACTGTGAAAGCTGTACCCGGTGAACTACTTCTAACGTCGAATAACATTCGTTCATTGCAAGATCTGCATTATTTTTTTACGACACTGAGTCGCAGATCGAGTGATACACAGGCACCGTTGAATGTTACACAACTGGAAGCAGTGATTGAACaagattttcttgaaaaaatgCCAGCTGCAAGGTAG